Proteins encoded by one window of Aphidius gifuensis isolate YNYX2018 linkage group LG2, ASM1490517v1, whole genome shotgun sequence:
- the LOC122849572 gene encoding protein tweety-like isoform X1, whose protein sequence is MARDKDLPRNYTVTNVAKIFHNFPHVNVSLHSVNNTFNPHSEIYLESLGILASLPAVWLILTLLVLLLYLVTRCCDRKPRPRRSITLLKCLLAILAVICSAVIAIGLWGNDDVHNGIIKFLESAKNIETSITSIKNRTNIIELTLKKNLEPGITSMRDEFDNPVGNKTALDYLLKTWENMSYNTSIVLNKSMEIRKPLNGIDLKYAINIGNKIEFYRYPLTMGILSGLLILCVILLVGVARHSRCALITFSVFGLFAVIISWLMSSMYLSISVALGDLCISPNNYLTNNLPSTLSSEVLNYYTNCENMRNNPFTQRLREGQAAAVNMRTSLLTAERIALDLFKDRQLGTKLNSLRTDVNKINVDISGLTALLDCNPLHIQYILAVNNICDTGFFGLTLMLIASVGAGLLFTIMVWIDSHTWIYIRKRRDYHQVDEQDPYLPPSAASQAIAARTLRGQGSYPPTAPPLNQNAHGTNNTIKQPLLLTPPPPSYATATARARQMHESMLIKGGGINGNGGTIDHKSAQHNQHATSGRGEHRSGLGDQPGQYATLSKQCKTLESSDFY, encoded by the exons ATGGCGCGTGATAAGGATCTTCCGCGAAATTACACGGTAACAAATGTTGCTAAAATCTTCCATAATTTTCCACATGTTAATGTGTCTCTACACTCAGTCAACAATACCTTCAATCCTCATTCAGAGATTTATCTCGAG TCTTTGGGTATACTAGCAAGCCTGCCAGCAGTATGGCTAATTTTAACACTTCTGGTACTGTTATTGTATTTGGTAACAAGATGTTGTGATAGAAAACCACGTCCAAGAAGAtcaataacattattaaaatgtttattagcAATATTAGCAGTAATATGCTCAGCAGTTATTGCAATTGGTTTATGGGGTAATGATGATGTACACAATGGTATcataaaatttcttgaatcagctaaaaatattgaaacaagtataacatcaattaaaaatcgtacaaatatcattgaattaacattaaaaaaaaatttagaaccAGGTATAACATCAATGCGTGATGAATTTGATAATCCAGTTGGAAATAAAACAGCattagattatttattaaaaacatggGAAAATATGTCATACAATACAAGTATTGTACTAAATAAAAGTATGGAAATACGTAAACCATTAAAtggtattgatttaaaatatgcaattaatattggtaataaaattgaattttatagatATCCATTGACAATGGGTATACTAAGTGGTTTACTAATATTATGTGTAATTCTGCTGGTCGGAGTTGCACGTCATTCAAGATGTGcattaataacattttcaGTATTTGGTTTATTTGCTGTTATAATATCATGGTTAATGTCATCCatgtatttatcaatatcagtTGCACTTGGTGATTTATGTATATcaccaaataattatttaacaaataatttaccatcaaCATTGTCATCTGaggtattaaattattatacaaattgtGAAAATATGAGAAATAATCCATTTACACAACGTTTAAGAGAAGGACAAGCAGCTGCTGTTAATATGAGAACAAGTCTTCTTACTGCTGAACGTATTgcacttgatttatttaaagatcGTCAACTTGGAACAAAGTTAAATAGTTTAAGAACagatgttaataaaattaatgttgatATATCTGGTTTAACAGCATTATTAGATTGTAATCCAttacatatacaatatatacttgctgttaataatatttgtgacaCTGGATTTTTTGGTTTAACATTAATGTTAATAGCAAGTGTTGGTGCtggtttattatttacaattatggTATGGATTGATTCACATACATGGATTTACATAAGAAAACG aAGAGATTATCACCAAGTTGATGAACAGGATCCATATTTACCACCATCAGCAGCATCACAAGCAATTGCAGCAAGGACACTTCGTGGCCAAGGGTCGTACCCGCCTACAGCCCCTCCTCTTAATCAGAATGCTCATGGCACGAATAATACAATTAAGCAGCCTCTTCTGCTAACGCCGCCCCCGCCATCCTACGCAACAGCAACAGCTCGAGCACGCCAGATGCACGAGAGCATGCTAATAAA AGGTGGGGGGATTAACGGAAATGGAGGAACAATTGATCACAAATCGGCTCAGCATAATCAGCACGCTACGAGTGGACGAGGTGAGCACAGATCTGGACTCGGAGATCAACCTGGTCAGTACGCAACTTTAAGTAAACAGTGCAAAACACTTGAATCCAGTGATTTTTACTGA
- the LOC122849572 gene encoding protein tweety-like isoform X3, with protein sequence MARDKDLPRNYTVTNVAKIFHNFPHVNVSLHSVNNTFNPHSEIYLESLGILASLPAVWLILTLLVLLLYLVTRCCDRKPRPRRSITLLKCLLAILAVICSAVIAIGLWGNDDVHNGIIKFLESAKNIETSITSIKNRTNIIELTLKKNLEPGITSMRDEFDNPVGNKTALDYLLKTWENMSYNTSIVLNKSMEIRKPLNGIDLKYAINIGNKIEFYRYPLTMGILSGLLILCVILLVGVARHSRCALITFSVFGLFAVIISWLMSSMYLSISVALGDLCISPNNYLTNNLPSTLSSEVLNYYTNCENMRNNPFTQRLREGQAAAVNMRTSLLTAERIALDLFKDRQLGTKLNSLRTDVNKINVDISGLTALLDCNPLHIQYILAVNNICDTGFFGLTLMLIASVGAGLLFTIMVWIDSHTWIYIRKRRDYHQVDEQDPYLPPSAASQAIAARTLRGQGGGGINGNGGTIDHKSAQHNQHATSGRGEHRSGLGDQPGQYATLSKQCKTLESSDFY encoded by the exons ATGGCGCGTGATAAGGATCTTCCGCGAAATTACACGGTAACAAATGTTGCTAAAATCTTCCATAATTTTCCACATGTTAATGTGTCTCTACACTCAGTCAACAATACCTTCAATCCTCATTCAGAGATTTATCTCGAG TCTTTGGGTATACTAGCAAGCCTGCCAGCAGTATGGCTAATTTTAACACTTCTGGTACTGTTATTGTATTTGGTAACAAGATGTTGTGATAGAAAACCACGTCCAAGAAGAtcaataacattattaaaatgtttattagcAATATTAGCAGTAATATGCTCAGCAGTTATTGCAATTGGTTTATGGGGTAATGATGATGTACACAATGGTATcataaaatttcttgaatcagctaaaaatattgaaacaagtataacatcaattaaaaatcgtacaaatatcattgaattaacattaaaaaaaaatttagaaccAGGTATAACATCAATGCGTGATGAATTTGATAATCCAGTTGGAAATAAAACAGCattagattatttattaaaaacatggGAAAATATGTCATACAATACAAGTATTGTACTAAATAAAAGTATGGAAATACGTAAACCATTAAAtggtattgatttaaaatatgcaattaatattggtaataaaattgaattttatagatATCCATTGACAATGGGTATACTAAGTGGTTTACTAATATTATGTGTAATTCTGCTGGTCGGAGTTGCACGTCATTCAAGATGTGcattaataacattttcaGTATTTGGTTTATTTGCTGTTATAATATCATGGTTAATGTCATCCatgtatttatcaatatcagtTGCACTTGGTGATTTATGTATATcaccaaataattatttaacaaataatttaccatcaaCATTGTCATCTGaggtattaaattattatacaaattgtGAAAATATGAGAAATAATCCATTTACACAACGTTTAAGAGAAGGACAAGCAGCTGCTGTTAATATGAGAACAAGTCTTCTTACTGCTGAACGTATTgcacttgatttatttaaagatcGTCAACTTGGAACAAAGTTAAATAGTTTAAGAACagatgttaataaaattaatgttgatATATCTGGTTTAACAGCATTATTAGATTGTAATCCAttacatatacaatatatacttgctgttaataatatttgtgacaCTGGATTTTTTGGTTTAACATTAATGTTAATAGCAAGTGTTGGTGCtggtttattatttacaattatggTATGGATTGATTCACATACATGGATTTACATAAGAAAACG aAGAGATTATCACCAAGTTGATGAACAGGATCCATATTTACCACCATCAGCAGCATCACAAGCAATTGCAGCAAGGACACTTCGTGGCCAAGG AGGTGGGGGGATTAACGGAAATGGAGGAACAATTGATCACAAATCGGCTCAGCATAATCAGCACGCTACGAGTGGACGAGGTGAGCACAGATCTGGACTCGGAGATCAACCTGGTCAGTACGCAACTTTAAGTAAACAGTGCAAAACACTTGAATCCAGTGATTTTTACTGA
- the LOC122849572 gene encoding protein tweety-like isoform X2, which produces MARDKDLPRNYTVTNVAKIFHNFPHVNVSLHSVNNTFNPHSEIYLESLGILASLPAVWLILTLLVLLLYLVTRCCDRKPRPRRSITLLKCLLAILAVICSAVIAIGLWGNDDVHNGIIKFLESAKNIETSITSIKNRTNIIELTLKKNLEPGITSMRDEFDNPVGNKTALDYLLKTWENMSYNTSIVLNKSMEIRKPLNGIDLKYAINIGNKIEFYRYPLTMGILSGLLILCVILLVGVARHSRCALITFSVFGLFAVIISWLMSSMYLSISVALGDLCISPNNYLTNNLPSTLSSEVLNYYTNCENMRNNPFTQRLREGQAAAVNMRTSLLTAERIALDLFKDRQLGTKLNSLRTDVNKINVDISGLTALLDCNPLHIQYILAVNNICDTGFFGLTLMLIASVGAGLLFTIMVWIDSHTWIYIRKRDYHQVDEQDPYLPPSAASQAIAARTLRGQGSYPPTAPPLNQNAHGTNNTIKQPLLLTPPPPSYATATARARQMHESMLIKGGGINGNGGTIDHKSAQHNQHATSGRGEHRSGLGDQPGQYATLSKQCKTLESSDFY; this is translated from the exons ATGGCGCGTGATAAGGATCTTCCGCGAAATTACACGGTAACAAATGTTGCTAAAATCTTCCATAATTTTCCACATGTTAATGTGTCTCTACACTCAGTCAACAATACCTTCAATCCTCATTCAGAGATTTATCTCGAG TCTTTGGGTATACTAGCAAGCCTGCCAGCAGTATGGCTAATTTTAACACTTCTGGTACTGTTATTGTATTTGGTAACAAGATGTTGTGATAGAAAACCACGTCCAAGAAGAtcaataacattattaaaatgtttattagcAATATTAGCAGTAATATGCTCAGCAGTTATTGCAATTGGTTTATGGGGTAATGATGATGTACACAATGGTATcataaaatttcttgaatcagctaaaaatattgaaacaagtataacatcaattaaaaatcgtacaaatatcattgaattaacattaaaaaaaaatttagaaccAGGTATAACATCAATGCGTGATGAATTTGATAATCCAGTTGGAAATAAAACAGCattagattatttattaaaaacatggGAAAATATGTCATACAATACAAGTATTGTACTAAATAAAAGTATGGAAATACGTAAACCATTAAAtggtattgatttaaaatatgcaattaatattggtaataaaattgaattttatagatATCCATTGACAATGGGTATACTAAGTGGTTTACTAATATTATGTGTAATTCTGCTGGTCGGAGTTGCACGTCATTCAAGATGTGcattaataacattttcaGTATTTGGTTTATTTGCTGTTATAATATCATGGTTAATGTCATCCatgtatttatcaatatcagtTGCACTTGGTGATTTATGTATATcaccaaataattatttaacaaataatttaccatcaaCATTGTCATCTGaggtattaaattattatacaaattgtGAAAATATGAGAAATAATCCATTTACACAACGTTTAAGAGAAGGACAAGCAGCTGCTGTTAATATGAGAACAAGTCTTCTTACTGCTGAACGTATTgcacttgatttatttaaagatcGTCAACTTGGAACAAAGTTAAATAGTTTAAGAACagatgttaataaaattaatgttgatATATCTGGTTTAACAGCATTATTAGATTGTAATCCAttacatatacaatatatacttgctgttaataatatttgtgacaCTGGATTTTTTGGTTTAACATTAATGTTAATAGCAAGTGTTGGTGCtggtttattatttacaattatggTATGGATTGATTCACATACATGGATTTACATAAGAAAACG AGATTATCACCAAGTTGATGAACAGGATCCATATTTACCACCATCAGCAGCATCACAAGCAATTGCAGCAAGGACACTTCGTGGCCAAGGGTCGTACCCGCCTACAGCCCCTCCTCTTAATCAGAATGCTCATGGCACGAATAATACAATTAAGCAGCCTCTTCTGCTAACGCCGCCCCCGCCATCCTACGCAACAGCAACAGCTCGAGCACGCCAGATGCACGAGAGCATGCTAATAAA AGGTGGGGGGATTAACGGAAATGGAGGAACAATTGATCACAAATCGGCTCAGCATAATCAGCACGCTACGAGTGGACGAGGTGAGCACAGATCTGGACTCGGAGATCAACCTGGTCAGTACGCAACTTTAAGTAAACAGTGCAAAACACTTGAATCCAGTGATTTTTACTGA
- the LOC122849572 gene encoding protein tweety-like isoform X4, which produces MARDKDLPRNYTVTNVAKIFHNFPHVNVSLHSVNNTFNPHSEIYLESLGILASLPAVWLILTLLVLLLYLVTRCCDRKPRPRRSITLLKCLLAILAVICSAVIAIGLWGNDDVHNGIIKFLESAKNIETSITSIKNRTNIIELTLKKNLEPGITSMRDEFDNPVGNKTALDYLLKTWENMSYNTSIVLNKSMEIRKPLNGIDLKYAINIGNKIEFYRYPLTMGILSGLLILCVILLVGVARHSRCALITFSVFGLFAVIISWLMSSMYLSISVALGDLCISPNNYLTNNLPSTLSSEVLNYYTNCENMRNNPFTQRLREGQAAAVNMRTSLLTAERIALDLFKDRQLGTKLNSLRTDVNKINVDISGLTALLDCNPLHIQYILAVNNICDTGFFGLTLMLIASVGAGLLFTIMVWIDSHTWIYIRKRDYHQVDEQDPYLPPSAASQAIAARTLRGQGGGGINGNGGTIDHKSAQHNQHATSGRGEHRSGLGDQPGQYATLSKQCKTLESSDFY; this is translated from the exons ATGGCGCGTGATAAGGATCTTCCGCGAAATTACACGGTAACAAATGTTGCTAAAATCTTCCATAATTTTCCACATGTTAATGTGTCTCTACACTCAGTCAACAATACCTTCAATCCTCATTCAGAGATTTATCTCGAG TCTTTGGGTATACTAGCAAGCCTGCCAGCAGTATGGCTAATTTTAACACTTCTGGTACTGTTATTGTATTTGGTAACAAGATGTTGTGATAGAAAACCACGTCCAAGAAGAtcaataacattattaaaatgtttattagcAATATTAGCAGTAATATGCTCAGCAGTTATTGCAATTGGTTTATGGGGTAATGATGATGTACACAATGGTATcataaaatttcttgaatcagctaaaaatattgaaacaagtataacatcaattaaaaatcgtacaaatatcattgaattaacattaaaaaaaaatttagaaccAGGTATAACATCAATGCGTGATGAATTTGATAATCCAGTTGGAAATAAAACAGCattagattatttattaaaaacatggGAAAATATGTCATACAATACAAGTATTGTACTAAATAAAAGTATGGAAATACGTAAACCATTAAAtggtattgatttaaaatatgcaattaatattggtaataaaattgaattttatagatATCCATTGACAATGGGTATACTAAGTGGTTTACTAATATTATGTGTAATTCTGCTGGTCGGAGTTGCACGTCATTCAAGATGTGcattaataacattttcaGTATTTGGTTTATTTGCTGTTATAATATCATGGTTAATGTCATCCatgtatttatcaatatcagtTGCACTTGGTGATTTATGTATATcaccaaataattatttaacaaataatttaccatcaaCATTGTCATCTGaggtattaaattattatacaaattgtGAAAATATGAGAAATAATCCATTTACACAACGTTTAAGAGAAGGACAAGCAGCTGCTGTTAATATGAGAACAAGTCTTCTTACTGCTGAACGTATTgcacttgatttatttaaagatcGTCAACTTGGAACAAAGTTAAATAGTTTAAGAACagatgttaataaaattaatgttgatATATCTGGTTTAACAGCATTATTAGATTGTAATCCAttacatatacaatatatacttgctgttaataatatttgtgacaCTGGATTTTTTGGTTTAACATTAATGTTAATAGCAAGTGTTGGTGCtggtttattatttacaattatggTATGGATTGATTCACATACATGGATTTACATAAGAAAACG AGATTATCACCAAGTTGATGAACAGGATCCATATTTACCACCATCAGCAGCATCACAAGCAATTGCAGCAAGGACACTTCGTGGCCAAGG AGGTGGGGGGATTAACGGAAATGGAGGAACAATTGATCACAAATCGGCTCAGCATAATCAGCACGCTACGAGTGGACGAGGTGAGCACAGATCTGGACTCGGAGATCAACCTGGTCAGTACGCAACTTTAAGTAAACAGTGCAAAACACTTGAATCCAGTGATTTTTACTGA
- the LOC122849655 gene encoding histone H4 — MTGRGKGGKGLGKGGAKRHRKVLRDNIQGITKPAIRRLARRGGVKRISGLIYEETRGVLKVFLENVIRDAVTYTEHAKRKTVTAMDVVYALKRQGRTLYGFGG; from the coding sequence ATGACTGGCCGTGGTAAAGGAGGCAAAGGACTTGGAAAAGGAGGAGCTAAACGTCATCGTAAAGTGTTGCGTGATAATATCCAAGGTATCACTAAACCAGCTATCCGTCGTTTGGCTCGTCGTGGTGGTGTAAAACGTATCTCTGGATTGATCTACGAAGAGACCCGTGGTGTACTCAAGGTTTTCCTAGAAAACGTCATCCGTGATGCAGTCACATACACCGAACACGCCAAGAGAAAGACAGTCACCGCCATGGATGTTGTCTATGCATTGAAACGTCAAGGACGTACACTCTACGGTTTCGGAGGTTAA
- the LOC122849662 gene encoding histone H3: MARTKQTARKSTGGKAPRKQLATKAARKSAPATGGVKKPHRYRPGTVALREIRRYQKSTELLIRKLPFQRLVREIAQDFKTDLRFQSSAVMALQEASEAYLVGLFEDTNLCAIHAKRVTIMPKDIQLARRIRGERA; this comes from the coding sequence ATGGCTCGTACCAAGCAAACAGCCCGTAAATCAACTGGAGGCAAGGCTCCACGTAAACAACTTGCCACTAAAGCTGCTCGTAAGAGTGCTCCAGCAACTGGTGGTGTCAAGAAGCCACATCGTTATCGTCCAGGAACAGTAGCTCTTCGTGAAATCCGTCGTTATCAAAAGAGTACTGAGCTTTTGATCCGCAAGTTGCCATTCCAGCGTCTTGTTCGTGAAATTGCTCAGGACTTCAAGACCGACTTGAGATTCCAGTCATCAGCTGTTATGGCACTCCAGGAAGCCAGTGAAGCCTACCTTGTTGGTCTCTTTGAAGACACCAACTTGTGTGCAATCCACGCCAAGCGTGTCACCATCATGCCAAAGGACATTCAATTGGCACGTCGTATCCGAGGAGAACGTGCTTAG
- the LOC122849630 gene encoding histone H2A — protein MSGRGKGGKAKGKSKTRSNRAGLQFPVGRIHRLLRKGNYAERVGAGAPVYLAAVMEYLAAEVLELAGNAARDNKKTRIIPRHLQLAIRNDEELNKLLSGVTIAQGGVLPNIQAVLLPKKTEKSSA, from the coding sequence ATGTCTGGCCGTGGCAAAGGAGGAAAAGCAAAGGGAAAGTCAAAGACACGTTCAAACCGTGCTGGACTTCAATTCCCAGTTGGACGTATCCATCGTCTTCTTCGCAAGGGTAACTACGCTGAACGTGTTGGTGCTGGTGCACCTGTCTACTTGGCTGCCGTTATGGAATATTTGGCTGCTGAAGTTCTTGAGTTGGCAGGTAATGCTGCTCgtgacaacaaaaaaacaagaatcaTTCCACGTCATCTTCAATTGGCCATCCGTAACGACGAAGAGTTGAACAAACTTCTCTCTGGTGTAACCATTGCCCAAGGTGGTGTCTTGCCAAACATCCAAGCTGTTCTTTTACCAAAAAAGACTGAAAAAAGCAGCGCTTAA
- the LOC122849644 gene encoding histone H2B yields the protein MPPKASGKAVKKAGKAQKNITKTDKSKRRKKRKESYAIYIYKVLKQVHPDTGVSSKAMSIMNSFVNDIFERIAAEASRLAHYNKRSTITSREIQTAVRLLLPGELAKHAVSEGTKAVTKYTSSK from the coding sequence ATGCCACCAAAAGCAAGCGGTAAAGCTGTCAAAAAAGCCGGCAAGGCTCAAAAGAACATCACCAAGACTGACAAGTCCAAGAGGAGAAAGAAGAGGAAGGAATCTTACGCAATCTACATCTACAAGGTATTGAAACAAGTCCATCCAGACACTGGTGTCTCATCCAAGGCCATGAGCATCATGAACAGTTTCGTCAACGACATCTTTGAACGTATTGCTGCTGAAGCTTCCCGTCTTGCTCACTACAACAAGAGATCAACCATCACCTCCCGGGAAATCCAGACAGCTGTTCGTCTTCTTCTTCCTGGTGAACTTGCCAAGCATGCTGTCAGTGAAGGCACCAAAGCTGTCACCAAGTACACCAGCTCCAAGTAA